In Rhizophagus irregularis chromosome 1, complete sequence, one genomic interval encodes:
- a CDS encoding uncharacterized protein (SECRETED:cutsite_ALS-QI; SECRETED:prob_0.5280); SECRETED:SignalP(1-19) has translation MEFNLLLFLLTTITAVALSQILTKIQLSFISGHNDLFWEVNETDVVLNKQGDNWIITEDSRILLNGIIGKYVQCNGNGKKLTIESYDENDGDAQRWEFPLAPGFYEYICSKKYPDICATAAFKGIRGWSVIALPIGKCGKQWWSRSKSQGN, from the coding sequence atggaatTTAACTTACTTTTGTTCCTTTTAACCACAATTACTGCTGTTGCTTTAAGTCAAATACTAACGAAAATTCAATTATCTTTCATCAGTGGCCATAATGATCTTTTTTGGGAAGTAAATGAAACTGATGTTGTTTTAAACAAACAAGGCGATAACTGGATAATTACTGAAGACAGCCGCATCTTACTCAATGGTATTATTGGCAAATACGTCCAATGCAATGGTAATGGCAAAAAACTCACTATTGAAtcttatgatgaaaatgatggtGATGCCCAACGTTGGGAATTCCCACTTGCTCCAGGATTTTATGAATACATTTGTTCCAAAAAATATCCTGACATATGTGCAACAGCAGCGTTTAAAGGAATTAGAGGGTGGTCAGTTATTGCTTTGCCTATAGGGAAGTGCGGGAAACAGTGGTGGAGCCGTAGTAAATCACAAGGGaattaa